Genomic segment of Heliomicrobium undosum:
TATTCAAAATTTAATAAAGAATTAACGTAATTTTGCTCATATTGTGCTCTTGCATGCAATCACAATGTTTGCTGTTATCGCACTCCCATCAATGGATATGTTTAGGAGTGCAGAGAAAGAAGCCGCAGATTTTTTCAACAAGTGAACGATTTCAATACATCTTCTAAAAAATAAGCAGTCGAACGATGTGACTGACGGGAGGGGTTAAAAAAAGGCCGCATTCAAGAGGGCTCTCTGAATGCGGCCTTAATGATTACACCATGATTTTACAAATGTTATTCGAGAAGGCGACGGGGTCGTCGACAGGCAGTCCTTCGATCAGCAACGCCTGGTTGTACAGCAGATCGGTGTAGAGATTAAACTTCTCTTTGTCCTGTTGCCGCGCCTCTTTCAAAGCCTGGAAGACGGCGTGGTTGACGTTGATCTCCAGCACCTTGTCCGCCTTGATGTCCGGGTTGTTCGGCATGGTTTTGAGGATCTTCTCCATCTCGATGGTCAGGTCGCCTTCATTGGAGAGGCAGACGGGATGCTGCTTCAACCGCTTGGATGCTTTCACCGCTTTGACTTTGTCGGCCAGGAGGGTTTTCATCTCGGTGAAGAGATCCTGGTTCTCTTGCTTGTCCGCTTCGGAAGCATCTTTGTTTTCTTCCGGTTCGATGCCCAGGTCGCCACTGGAGACGGACTTGAATTCCTTCTCTTTATATGTCCGCAGCATGCGGATGGCGAACTCGTCCACATCGTCGGTGAAGTAAAGGATCTCATAGCCTTTGTCGGCGACCAGTTCGGTCTGGGGCAGTTTGTCGATGCGCTCGATGGAGTCGCCGGCGGCGTAGTAGATGAACTTCTGCTCTTCAGGCATGCGGGAGACGTACTCGGCCAGGGTGACCAGTTTCTTCTCTTTCGACGAGTAGAAGAGCAGCAGGTCTTGCAGCACATCCTTGTGGGCGCCGAAGTCGCTGTAGAGGCCGTATTTCAACTGCTTGCCGAAGGCGTTGAAGAACTCGACGTACTGGTCGCGGTCGTTTTTCAGGAGGTCTTCCAGTTCGCTCTTGATCTTCGACTTGATGTTTTTGGCGATCAACTTGAGTTGCCGGTCGTGCTGCAACAACTCGCGAGAGATGTTCAGCGACAGGTCTTCCGAGTCGACCATGCCCTTGACGAAGCTGAAGTAATCAGGCAGCAGGTCTGCGCACTTGTTCATAATCAGGACGCCGTTGGCGTAGAGTTCCAGGCCCTTCTCGTACTCTTTAGTGTAGAAGTCAAAGGGCATCTTCTCGGGGATGAACAGGACGGCCTTGTAGCTGATGTTCCCTTCGACGTTGA
This window contains:
- the htpG gene encoding molecular chaperone HtpG, whose translation is MTVKQFQAESKRLLDLMVNSIYTHKEIFLRELISNASDAIDKIYYKALTDESLNFNKDDYFIRVEADKPNRILKIADTGIGMTQAEMEENLGVIAKSGSFAFKKENELKDGFDIIGQFGVGFYSAFMVSDVVTVISRALGSDEAYKWESKGAEGYTIEPCAKDTVGTEVILKIKANTDDENYDEFLDEYRIKSIIKKYSDFIRYPIKMEVTKSRLKEGSEEEYEQYTEEQTLNSMVPLWKKNKSELTKEDYENFYAEKHFGFDKPIRYIHINVEGNISYKAVLFIPEKMPFDFYTKEYEKGLELYANGVLIMNKCADLLPDYFSFVKGMVDSEDLSLNISRELLQHDRQLKLIAKNIKSKIKSELEDLLKNDRDQYVEFFNAFGKQLKYGLYSDFGAHKDVLQDLLLFYSSKEKKLVTLAEYVSRMPEEQKFIYYAAGDSIERIDKLPQTELVADKGYEILYFTDDVDEFAIRMLRTYKEKEFKSVSSGDLGIEPEENKDASEADKQENQDLFTEMKTLLADKVKAVKASKRLKQHPVCLSNEGDLTIEMEKILKTMPNNPDIKADKVLEINVNHAVFQALKEARQQDKEKFNLYTDLLYNQALLIEGLPVDDPVAFSNNICKIMV